CCAATGCGTCATCACGCGAAAACGCGGAAAGATCGGCGCGTGATATTTGCGCGCGAGCTCGGTCAACGCTTCGGTGTATTCGCGCCGGTGCGGCGCGTTCACGTAGCGCGGCGCGTTTTGCGGGCCCATCAGCATCACGTCGATGCCGCGCGCGCGCGCCAGCTCGATGCCGCGGCTCATCTTCTCGGTGACGCCCGATAGCGGCAGGCCCTTGATTGCCGCGTTGACGCCCGCCTGCCAGATCACGAGATCGGGCTCCGGCGCGAGCACGTCGCGCTCGAAGCGCGCCATCATCTGGTCCGCATCCTCGCCGCTGATGCCCTTGTTCAGCACCGTGATTTCCATATGCGGCAACAGCGCGTGCAGCTCGGTTTCGAGCCGGGCGGGATAGGCATGGGCGGGCGTGGTCGCACCGATGCCCTCGGTCGAGGACGAGCCAAGCGCCACGATGGTGAGTTGCTTGCCTTCCGCCAGGCGTTGCGCGACCTGGGGCATGGGCGCCTTCAGCGCCAACAGATCGGCCGGGGCTTCGCAGC
The DNA window shown above is from Alphaproteobacteria bacterium and carries:
- a CDS encoding SGNH/GDSL hydrolase family protein; this translates as MLLAAPAGAAEKQAAVPSMRGKVEAVAARCEAPADLLALKAPMPQVAQRLAEGKQLTIVALGSSSTEGIGATTPAHAYPARLETELHALLPHMEITVLNKGISGEDADQMMARFERDVLAPEPDLVIWQAGVNAAIKGLPLSGVTEKMSRGIELARARGIDVMLMGPQNAPRYVNAPHRREYTEALTELARKYHAPIFPRFRVMTHWMASGAFKQDELIREDGLHMTDAAYYCLARLLARAIANEPRARAVAGETQAPATSSR